The genomic DNA CTTCACGTCCCGGCGCAGGTTGAAGGTCCAGGTGGTGAGGTCTTCGGACGGGCTCCAGCTTTCGGCGAGATACGGGTGGGTAATGTTGTCGGCGTCGACCCAGGTCAGGTATTCGAGGGAATTGCGCAACAGGTTCGAGGCTTCGATCCAGGTGATCAGCATCGGGTCCTGGATTTCCTGGATCGCACAGGCGAAGCGCAGGCTGCCACCCTGGCGGGCAGGCGTGCCCTCGGCGGCCTGAGCATCACTGCCCAACAGCGCCGAGCCGATAAAGGTCGAGGCGCTGGCCACGGTCACGCCCAGCAGGGCGGCGGTGCGCAGGAACTGGCGGCGGTTGATTTCGCCGCGTTGCACTTGGGCACACAGGTCATTTACGGCTGGATGCGGCTGGCTGCCGTCCAGGGTCGTCAAGTCTTTCATAAGCCTCTCCGGTACTTGCGAATATGCGTTTTTGTTGAACCGCAAGGGTCAGTGGCGAACGTCGAAACGGCGCAACACGGACCGCTGTGAAGCCGGCAGAAAAACAAGGCAAAACGAAGTGAGGAGGCGGGCAATGGGGTAGGACATAGGGCAGCTCTCATGTTGTTTTTATTAGAGATGCCCGCAGTTTTGTCATTTGCGCAACGATGGACAAACGACAAATTCTGCGCAGTAACCTTCTATAAATGCATGTTACAGGTCCTTCCCAGGGCCGCCTGTGGGGCTAGACGGGTTCAGCGCGGCAACAGGCGCGGATCGAACGGGTAATCGGACAGCAACTCGATGCCGTGTTCGTGGATGTAGATCTGTTCTTCGAGCTTCACGCCTTCACCGCCGTCGTCGTGGCCGATGTAGCTTTCCACGCAAATGGTCATGCCGGCTTCGAACACGCCGTCGTAGCCCAGCGCATCGATGTCTTCGCGGTGCACCACGTAAGGGTATTCACCGGTCATGCCAACCCCGTGCACCAGGGCGAAGTAGCGGTTGTTTTTGTAATGCTCGGGAATCTTCCAGGCCATCTCGGCGTATTCCTTGAAACTACGCCCGGCCTTGAGCATTTCCACGTTGGTCTGCACTTGCTCGTAGGCGAGTTTGTACAGCTCCTGCTGCCTGGCGGTGGCGGCCTGATCGCCACACAGGAAGGTGCGCGAGAAGTCCGCGTAGTAGCCGAAACGGCCGACCACGTCGGTGTCGAGCGCCACCAGGTCACCGGCTTCGATAGGGCGTGTGCTGCATTCCTGAAACCACGGGTTGGTGCGCGGGCCGGAAGAAAGCAGGCGGGTTTCCACGTAGTCGCCGTCGGTGGCGATCACGTGCTGGTGCAGGTGCGACCACAGCTGGTTTTCGGTGATGCCCGGCGTGAGTTTGCTTTCCATCAAGCGCACGCCTGCTTCGGTGGCCCGCAGGCTGGCGCGGATCATTTTCAGCTCGTTGGGCACCTTGATGCAGCGCGCGCGCTCCAGCGGTTCCTGGGCGTCGAACACCTGATAGCCGAGGCGTTGCAGCTCAAAGGCGGCTGCCGAAGTGGCGCTCTCGATGGCGATGCGTTTACCACCGCCGCACTTGCGCACCAATTCGTCGATTTCGGCGGCCCAGTCGGCGGTGACGTTGCCCAGGAAGCTTTCGCAGAAGTAATAGGAGATAGCCTTGGCCGGGCGCACTTCGTCCACGGTGTTCAGGGTTTGGGCCAGATGCAGGCAGCCGCCGAATTCGAAGACCACCACCGGGCCTTCCGCCGGGATGAAGGCATAACGGGCCGGGTTGCGCGCCGAGTACACCTGCATGTTGCGTGAGCCGGTGGCATAGCGCATGTGGGTGGGGTCGAACAGCACGCAGGCGGCGTAGTCGCGTTTTTTCAGTTCGTTGCGTACCCGTTGCAGGCGGTCCAGCTGGATTTGCTGGATCTCGTCATAAGTGGGTTCGCAGTCAGCGGGGTTGCGGTTCGGGCCGGACAGACTCATGGGTGTTCCTCACAGGGCAAAAAGACGGTTTTTTGGTTTTTTAGAGGCGTGAATCAGTCGAGCAACTGGTCGCTGCGCACCAGGTTGCGTTCGGCTTGCAGATGGGCTTCGGACAGGCGCCCGTAAAGCTGCTTGGTGCGCTGGGCGCGCCCAATGATTCCGGGCTTTTCGGAGTAGGCGAAAATCGCCGTGTTGCGCTCGGTCGCGCCCTCTACACGGGTCACGCGGTGCACCGAAAAGCGGCCCTTGAAGATCTGCAGGTCGCCGGGGTTCAGCTCCAGCTCCTGCACCCGCGAGCGGTCTTCACCGCGTACCACCTGGCCGACGGCGCCGAGGTTTTCCTGGCTGCGCGAGCGGATCATCGGCGCGTATTCGAACAGGCCGCCGGCCTCGGGCTTCTGGGTCATCATGCTGACGATGAATTCGTTGGTGTCGAAGTGCCAAGGCTGTTCGGTGCCTTCGGGCATCACGTTGATCACCAGCCCGGCGAAAGGGTCGGCGTATTCGAAAATCTCCGGTTCGTCGAGGCAGGCGCCGATAAAGCGCTTCATCATCGGCGACACGTACAGGCGGTGGATGATCGCGTCGGGGGCGATCATGTCGCGGGTCACAAAGCCGCTGGTGCGCTCCATGAATGTGCGGCGCGGGTCATCCTGGGGCAGGGAAGTGTCGTCTTCGGTGAAGTAGGCGTTGACCTTGCGCACCGAGAAGAAGGTTTTGTCCGACAGCGCCAGGCCTTCCAGACGCGCCTGTTCCAGCGCTTCGGGGCGCAGGAAGTTCTTCAGCAGGCAGCAACCGTCTTCGGCCAATTCGGCGCGGGCATGTTCGATCAATGCCTGTAATTGAACATGGCCCGAATCATGTATGGGATACAGCTCGGTATTAATGATGTCGCTGATGTCACCGGTTTCGGCATCGGCAAGTTTAAGACTCATACACGGCTCCTGAACTAGGTATTGGTGTTGAGTTGATAGTTGCTTAAAGCGATTTGAAGCGGAAATTACAAGTTGTGATCGAATCCATCGGCAGGGGCGATAGTGATGTCAGGCGAACTGGATGGCGGCTTGCTTAAAGTGTTTGTGGCAATTATCGAGTGCCAGGGTTTTTCCGCGGCTGCCGAGCGATTGCATAAAACCCAATCCACCGTCAGCCAGAGCTTGCAGCGCCTGGAAGAGATTGTCGGCACGCCACTGATTCATCGCACCAGCCGTTCCGTCGGCCTGACCGCCAGCGGGGAAACCTTTCTGATCTATGCCCGGCAGATCCTCAAGCTGCACCTGGAAGCGGTCAGCGCCGCGCAATTGCCCAATCAACAGGTGTGTATCCACCTCGGCATGCCCGAGGACTACGCCGAATACTGCCTGGGCGGCATGCTCAAGGACTTTCAGGCGCAGTTCGCCCAGGTGCGGCCGGACATTTGCTGTGAAATGTCCACTGCTCTGGTGGGCCGTTTGCACCGGGGCGAGCTGGACCTGGTGCTGGGTGTGGAGCATGCCGGCTTGCAGCCCGGTGAATACTTGTGTGACGAGCCGCTGGTGTGGGTCGCGGCGCCGAGCTGGAGCTGTGTGGGTCGCCAGTCGGTGCCGCTGGCGGTGTACGCCGAAGGGTGTGCCTTTCGCGCCAATGCCGTGCAGGCGTTGGCCCGGGCCGGGCGTTCGTGGCAAGTGGTGTACACCAGCCAGAGCCCAAGGGGGATTGCGATTGCCATTGAACAGGGCTTGTCGGTTGGTGTGATGGCGCGGCGCCTGGTACCTGAAGGCTGGCAGGTGCTGAATGAACGCCACGGTTTTCCGCCGATTGCCCCGGCGCGCCTGATGTTCTGGCGCTCGGCGAGTGGCCAGGTGCCCGAGGTGGATGCGTTGGTGGAAATATTGCAGCGCCAGTTGGGGCGCTCAGGGCAATTGCACGGGCAGCACCCCGTCAACCGGCCGTTGAGCCATGCGCTTGAGCAATAAGAGGCTGGCCAGTACCCAGCCTGCGATCCAGGCATGCACCAAGGCAAATTCGCCGCTGGCCTGCAATAGCCAGCCGCACAGGCCATTGCCGGTGGCGCTGGCCAAGCCGTAACTGACCATGCTCAGGCTCACCACTTGCAGGCTCTGCACCGCGTCGAGCCGCGCGCTGAGGTACGCCGCCATCAGGCCCCATGACGGGAAATAGAACAGAGCAAACAACCCGGCCGCCCACCAGCTCAGCAACAGGCTGGGGTGAGCCAGCAAGCCGAGCATGGCCAGGCCGAATGCGCCGATGCTCAACGCCATGACCCGCAATGCGCCCCAGCGATCGGCGAGCGCGCCCAGCAATAACCCGCCAGCGGCGCCGCCGATGCCGATCAGCGTCCACATCGAACCGGTAACGCCTGCGCTGGCGTGCAAGCGATCGCTGACAAACGCCGACAGGAAATTCAGAAACGGCCCACTGATCGCGCCGATAAACCCGCTGAGCAAGACGATCTGCAACGCCACCGGCTGTTCCAGGCACAGGCGCAGCCATTGCTTCAATACCTGGTTGAGAGCCGGTGGCCGGGCAGGGCGGCGCGTTTGTTCGGTTTTGGGTGCCAGCGCCCACAACGTCAGCAGCGTCACCCCCAGCGTCAAGCCTGCGCAAATCAACCAGAACTGTCGGAGCGACAAGCCTTGCAGCAGCGCGATCAGCAGACCATTCAAGCAAATCGCAAACGCCGCCCCTGATGACGCCAACCCCAACACCCGGCTGCGGTGAGTGGCCGGGATCACCTCACGGGCCAAGGCTGCAACGGCGTTCCAGTTCGACACCGCACAGGCCGACACCAGCGCCAGGCACAGAGCAAACGGCAGCGCCCACGGCGTGGCCACGGCCAGCGCCAGCAAAACCGGGCTCAGGATCATGGTCAGGCGCACCATATTGCGCGGGCTGGTCCACGCTGCCGCGATGCCGCTGGCAATCGAAGCGCCCATATAAAACAGCTGCAGCACCGCCGCAATCAGTGCGGCCTGGCTGTAACTCAACCCAAAGGCCTCACGGATCTGTGGCAATAAAGCGGAATACAGAAACACGCTGAACCCGTGGGTGGTGGCATTGCAGGCGGTAAATACAAGTGCCAGCAGGCCGATACTTCGTCGTGAAGAAACAGCGGTGTTCGACATGGCGAAGTTCCAGAGGATTAGGATGGGTTAGTTGGGGGCGAGACTAACTTTTATGAGGTTTTACCGGCCAATGCTTAATTGTCTGAGTGTGCATGCGTAATACGCGCGCTATTTATTCGTGAGCGACGTTATTGCGAGGAAAGCGACACTTTTATTCTGTACAGGTCGTTTTTTACTTCGCAGAGGACGCTACCGCTCGGCCAATACAAAAAGGTATGTTGTGTGCGAAATATCCTGCGTTCACGTGGGATGCCGTCTCTCTGC from Pseudomonas tolaasii NCPPB 2192 includes the following:
- a CDS encoding M24 family metallopeptidase, encoding MSLSGPNRNPADCEPTYDEIQQIQLDRLQRVRNELKKRDYAACVLFDPTHMRYATGSRNMQVYSARNPARYAFIPAEGPVVVFEFGGCLHLAQTLNTVDEVRPAKAISYYFCESFLGNVTADWAAEIDELVRKCGGGKRIAIESATSAAAFELQRLGYQVFDAQEPLERARCIKVPNELKMIRASLRATEAGVRLMESKLTPGITENQLWSHLHQHVIATDGDYVETRLLSSGPRTNPWFQECSTRPIEAGDLVALDTDVVGRFGYYADFSRTFLCGDQAATARQQELYKLAYEQVQTNVEMLKAGRSFKEYAEMAWKIPEHYKNNRYFALVHGVGMTGEYPYVVHREDIDALGYDGVFEAGMTICVESYIGHDDGGEGVKLEEQIYIHEHGIELLSDYPFDPRLLPR
- a CDS encoding HalD/BesD family halogenase translates to MSLKLADAETGDISDIINTELYPIHDSGHVQLQALIEHARAELAEDGCCLLKNFLRPEALEQARLEGLALSDKTFFSVRKVNAYFTEDDTSLPQDDPRRTFMERTSGFVTRDMIAPDAIIHRLYVSPMMKRFIGACLDEPEIFEYADPFAGLVINVMPEGTEQPWHFDTNEFIVSMMTQKPEAGGLFEYAPMIRSRSQENLGAVGQVVRGEDRSRVQELELNPGDLQIFKGRFSVHRVTRVEGATERNTAIFAYSEKPGIIGRAQRTKQLYGRLSEAHLQAERNLVRSDQLLD
- a CDS encoding LysR family transcriptional regulator; the encoded protein is MSGELDGGLLKVFVAIIECQGFSAAAERLHKTQSTVSQSLQRLEEIVGTPLIHRTSRSVGLTASGETFLIYARQILKLHLEAVSAAQLPNQQVCIHLGMPEDYAEYCLGGMLKDFQAQFAQVRPDICCEMSTALVGRLHRGELDLVLGVEHAGLQPGEYLCDEPLVWVAAPSWSCVGRQSVPLAVYAEGCAFRANAVQALARAGRSWQVVYTSQSPRGIAIAIEQGLSVGVMARRLVPEGWQVLNERHGFPPIAPARLMFWRSASGQVPEVDALVEILQRQLGRSGQLHGQHPVNRPLSHALEQ
- a CDS encoding MFS transporter; the protein is MSNTAVSSRRSIGLLALVFTACNATTHGFSVFLYSALLPQIREAFGLSYSQAALIAAVLQLFYMGASIASGIAAAWTSPRNMVRLTMILSPVLLALAVATPWALPFALCLALVSACAVSNWNAVAALAREVIPATHRSRVLGLASSGAAFAICLNGLLIALLQGLSLRQFWLICAGLTLGVTLLTLWALAPKTEQTRRPARPPALNQVLKQWLRLCLEQPVALQIVLLSGFIGAISGPFLNFLSAFVSDRLHASAGVTGSMWTLIGIGGAAGGLLLGALADRWGALRVMALSIGAFGLAMLGLLAHPSLLLSWWAAGLFALFYFPSWGLMAAYLSARLDAVQSLQVVSLSMVSYGLASATGNGLCGWLLQASGEFALVHAWIAGWVLASLLLLKRMAQRPVDGVLPVQLP